A DNA window from Bradyrhizobium sp. CCBAU 53421 contains the following coding sequences:
- a CDS encoding LysR family transcriptional regulator, with protein sequence MLDNLTLDQIRVFVTIAESGSFRAAATKLARVQSAVSHAIANLEVELGLSLFDRSSHRPALTAEGKALLGNARDLLLRVDAMRARAHGLGEGVESELSVVVDTLFPIAAVGEALTEMRAAYPSVSVRLAVEPMGGPIAALTERRSALAVTVGEDFRDPRLALDAICAVQIVAVAAATHPLARRGRKSVADLADHLQIVLSDPTPLSEGRSFGVLSPQICRVSNQDTKHAMILAGLGWGRLPLWQVARDLKERRLVRLETGALGRNAALAMEAYLAHRLDEPLGPAARAFADALTRIAARSSEPARKTKTRKQR encoded by the coding sequence ATGCTCGATAACCTCACGCTCGACCAGATCCGGGTCTTCGTCACCATCGCCGAGAGCGGCAGCTTTCGCGCTGCCGCGACCAAGCTGGCGCGCGTGCAATCCGCGGTCAGCCATGCCATCGCCAATCTCGAGGTCGAACTCGGCCTCTCGCTGTTCGACCGCTCCAGCCACCGCCCGGCGCTGACAGCCGAAGGCAAGGCGCTGCTCGGCAACGCCCGTGACCTGCTGCTCCGCGTCGATGCAATGCGGGCGCGGGCGCACGGCCTTGGCGAGGGAGTGGAGTCGGAACTCTCGGTGGTCGTCGACACGCTGTTTCCGATCGCCGCCGTCGGCGAAGCGCTGACGGAAATGCGCGCGGCGTATCCGTCCGTGAGCGTGCGGCTCGCGGTCGAACCGATGGGCGGGCCGATCGCAGCCTTGACCGAACGGCGCAGCGCCCTCGCCGTCACGGTCGGCGAGGATTTTCGCGATCCCCGCCTCGCGCTCGACGCGATCTGCGCCGTGCAGATCGTCGCCGTCGCCGCCGCCACCCATCCGCTCGCGCGCCGCGGCCGCAAGAGCGTCGCCGACCTTGCCGATCATCTGCAGATCGTGCTGTCGGATCCGACCCCGCTGTCGGAGGGCCGCAGCTTCGGCGTGCTCTCGCCGCAGATTTGCAGGGTGAGCAATCAGGACACCAAGCACGCCATGATCCTGGCCGGGCTCGGCTGGGGCCGGCTGCCGCTCTGGCAGGTGGCGCGCGACCTGAAGGAGCGCCGCCTGGTGCGCCTCGAAACCGGCGCGCTCGGCCGCAACGCGGCGCTGGCGATGGAGGCCTATCTCGCGCACCGGCTCGACGAACCGCTCGGCCCTGCCGCGCGCGCGTTTGCTGATGCACTGACGCGGATCGCCGCGCGCAGCAGCGAGCCGGCGCGCAAGACCAAGACGCGCAAGCAACGCTGA
- a CDS encoding TROVE domain-containing protein, giving the protein MATINKIMRAFTREGARGKRFTPEMELRRALLNCLLWENQFYEDGVAIADRIKALVPKVEPARVAELAIAARETMKLRHAPLLVVREMARHATHRRLVADTLARVIQRPDEMTELLAIYWADALGPQQQRKRQPVSAQIKKGLARALTRFDAYQLAKYDRDGAVRIKDVLFLVHAKPKDAAQEKVWKQLVDGELASPDTWEVSLSSGKDKRETFERLIAENKLGGLALLRNLRLMQKAEVPRRTIAEAIDAMRTDRILPYRFITAARYAPDFEPELEAAMLKSIKDYARLDGRTRLLIDVSGSMFTPLSAQSEMTRAEAACGLAILAREVCDEVEIFTFSNEVVKLPPRRGFALRDAIIGSQPHGRTYLGKAVTEIDRKGDRLIVFTDEQSHDQVPAPKGRGYMVNVASYQHGVGHGPWTRVDGFSEAVIAWIAASEATAH; this is encoded by the coding sequence ATGGCCACGATCAACAAGATCATGCGCGCCTTCACCCGTGAGGGGGCGCGCGGCAAGCGCTTCACGCCCGAGATGGAGCTGCGGCGCGCGCTGCTGAACTGCCTCCTGTGGGAGAACCAGTTCTACGAGGACGGGGTCGCGATCGCCGACCGCATCAAGGCGCTGGTGCCGAAGGTCGAGCCGGCGCGCGTGGCCGAACTCGCGATCGCCGCGCGCGAGACCATGAAGCTGCGGCACGCGCCGCTGCTCGTGGTCCGCGAGATGGCGCGGCATGCGACGCACCGCAGGCTGGTCGCCGATACGCTGGCCCGCGTGATCCAGCGTCCGGACGAGATGACCGAGCTGCTTGCGATCTACTGGGCGGATGCGCTCGGCCCGCAGCAGCAGCGCAAGCGTCAGCCGGTCTCGGCGCAGATCAAGAAGGGGCTGGCGCGGGCGCTCACCAGGTTCGACGCCTACCAGCTCGCGAAGTACGATCGCGACGGCGCGGTACGGATCAAGGACGTGCTGTTCCTGGTTCACGCCAAGCCGAAGGACGCCGCACAGGAGAAGGTGTGGAAGCAGCTCGTCGACGGCGAGCTGGCCTCGCCCGACACCTGGGAGGTTTCGCTCTCGTCCGGCAAGGACAAGCGTGAGACGTTCGAGCGGCTGATCGCCGAGAACAAGCTTGGCGGGCTGGCGCTGCTGCGCAACCTGCGCCTGATGCAGAAGGCGGAGGTGCCGCGCCGGACCATCGCGGAGGCGATCGACGCGATGCGGACCGACCGCATCCTTCCCTACCGCTTCATCACGGCGGCGCGCTATGCGCCGGACTTCGAGCCGGAGCTGGAGGCCGCGATGCTGAAGTCGATCAAGGACTACGCGCGGCTTGACGGCCGCACGCGGCTCCTGATCGACGTGTCGGGATCGATGTTCACTCCGCTTTCGGCCCAGTCCGAGATGACGCGGGCGGAAGCGGCCTGCGGACTTGCGATCCTCGCCCGCGAGGTCTGCGACGAGGTGGAGATCTTCACGTTCAGCAATGAGGTCGTGAAGTTGCCGCCGCGCCGCGGCTTCGCGCTGCGCGATGCGATCATCGGCTCGCAGCCGCATGGCCGGACGTATCTCGGCAAGGCGGTGACGGAGATCGACCGCAAGGGCGATCGCCTGATCGTCTTCACCGACGAGCAGAGCCACGACCAGGTGCCCGCGCCCAAGGGACGCGGATACATGGTCAACGTGGCGTCCTACCAGCACGGTGTCGGACACGGCCCGTGGACGCGGGTGGACGGCTTCTCAGAGGCCGTGATCGCCTGGATCGCGGCGTCGGAAGCGACCGCACACTGA
- a CDS encoding GNAT family N-acetyltransferase gives MSVVPPIHPLDRPIWSALTTRQRDLAEGGTEARRFPVAIAPFADMIDMSPESFAALGALLSGPDIAVLFTPDPVAVPPEFKVLLAETGEQMIGTPADFSLPGVEIVTLGAADVPAMTALTALTKPGPFSARTHELGNFFGIRVGGELVAMTGERMKPGNYTEMTAVCVHPDHRGRGYAQALLSAVGRQIVARGEIPFLHVFTSNVSAIALYRRQGMEIRRRLHITVLQKQG, from the coding sequence ATGTCCGTAGTCCCGCCGATCCATCCGCTTGATCGCCCAATCTGGAGCGCGCTGACCACGAGGCAACGGGACCTTGCGGAAGGCGGCACCGAGGCCAGGCGCTTTCCGGTCGCGATCGCCCCCTTTGCCGACATGATCGACATGTCGCCCGAGAGCTTTGCCGCGCTCGGCGCGCTGCTGTCGGGACCCGACATTGCGGTGCTGTTCACGCCCGATCCGGTCGCCGTGCCGCCGGAGTTCAAGGTGTTGCTCGCCGAGACCGGCGAGCAGATGATCGGCACGCCGGCGGATTTTTCTCTGCCCGGCGTCGAGATCGTCACGCTCGGCGCGGCCGACGTTCCGGCGATGACGGCATTGACGGCGCTGACAAAGCCCGGACCGTTCAGCGCGCGGACGCATGAGCTCGGCAACTTTTTCGGCATCCGCGTTGGCGGCGAGCTGGTCGCGATGACCGGGGAACGGATGAAGCCAGGGAACTATACCGAGATGACCGCGGTCTGTGTGCATCCCGACCATCGCGGCCGCGGCTATGCCCAGGCATTGCTGTCGGCAGTCGGCCGCCAGATCGTGGCGCGCGGCGAGATTCCGTTCCTGCACGTCTTCACCAGCAACGTCTCGGCGATCGCGCTCTACCGCCGCCAGGGCATGGAAATCCGCCGCCGCCTGCACATCACGGTGCTGCAGAAGCAGGGGTAG
- a CDS encoding O-methyltransferase → MYNAEPHSAIADARVAAVIARLQASRSRPADGGRRGNPAMSRDPHDYAEQGFSIDPEQGELIYLLCRGLRAKRVAEFATSVGMSTLYFAAAMRDNGGGTVIGSEIVPAKVQAAKRNLAEAGLADYAEIREGDARKTLRDLGGPVDFILIDGWPGEKGPTLARQVIEIVAPQLRVGGYVMNDNAEADFLEFVRDPKNGFVSITLPLKGGTELCLKVA, encoded by the coding sequence ATGTACAACGCTGAACCACACAGCGCGATTGCCGACGCCCGCGTCGCTGCCGTCATCGCGCGCCTGCAGGCCTCGCGCAGCAGGCCGGCCGACGGCGGTCGGCGCGGCAATCCGGCGATGAGCCGCGATCCGCACGACTATGCCGAGCAGGGCTTCTCGATCGACCCGGAGCAGGGCGAGCTGATCTACCTGTTGTGCCGCGGCCTGCGCGCCAAGCGCGTCGCCGAGTTCGCGACCTCGGTCGGCATGTCGACGCTGTATTTCGCGGCCGCGATGCGCGACAATGGCGGCGGCACGGTGATCGGCTCGGAAATCGTGCCGGCCAAGGTGCAGGCCGCAAAGCGCAATCTTGCCGAGGCCGGCCTTGCCGACTACGCCGAGATCCGCGAGGGCGACGCGCGCAAGACGCTGCGCGATCTCGGCGGTCCCGTCGACTTCATCCTGATCGATGGCTGGCCCGGCGAAAAGGGACCGACGCTGGCGCGCCAGGTGATCGAGATCGTTGCACCGCAGCTTCGCGTCGGCGGCTATGTCATGAACGACAATGCCGAGGCGGATTTTCTGGAGTTCGTGCGCGATCCCAAAAATGGCTTCGTGTCGATCACGCTGCCGCTCAAGGGTGGTACCGAGCTCTGCCTGAAGGTGGCGTAG
- a CDS encoding PadR family transcriptional regulator, with protein MRRSMFRDRDDDSFRFGFFAMGRHGRGGHRFGRGGHGFFGRGGGDFPGSRRLSSQDLQLVILALLGEQPAHGYELIKKIEERSDGFYSPSPGVIYPALTFLEEIGHASVTQDAARKLYSITEQGKVYLAENRATADTILEALSRIGRRMEEVREAFAGVSDLDSEASDDVHRARHALKSALRQKRGCDAAEARRIAKILDRAAAEILQQ; from the coding sequence ATGAGACGATCGATGTTTCGCGACCGGGACGATGACAGTTTCCGGTTTGGGTTCTTCGCCATGGGCCGGCACGGCCGGGGCGGCCATCGCTTTGGCCGCGGCGGCCACGGCTTCTTCGGGCGGGGTGGCGGCGACTTTCCGGGATCGCGGCGGCTCTCGTCGCAGGATCTGCAGCTCGTGATCCTGGCGCTGCTCGGCGAGCAGCCGGCGCACGGCTATGAGCTGATCAAGAAGATCGAGGAGCGGTCGGACGGCTTCTACAGCCCGAGCCCGGGCGTGATCTATCCGGCGCTGACCTTCCTCGAGGAGATCGGCCATGCCAGCGTCACCCAGGATGCGGCGCGCAAGCTCTACAGCATCACGGAGCAGGGCAAGGTGTATCTCGCCGAGAACCGCGCCACCGCCGATACCATTCTCGAGGCGCTGTCGCGGATCGGCCGCCGCATGGAGGAGGTGCGCGAAGCCTTCGCCGGGGTGAGCGATCTAGATAGCGAAGCATCCGACGACGTGCACCGCGCCCGTCATGCGCTGAAGAGCGCGCTGCGCCAGAAGCGCGGCTGCGATGCCGCCGAGGCGCGCCGCATCGCGAAAATCCTCGACCGCGCCGCCGCCGAAATCCTGCAGCAATGA
- a CDS encoding MmcQ/YjbR family DNA-binding protein has translation MRPKTFEAHCLRLPAATKVVQWEGTSVFKVGGKMFALAGGYIESTGGFMFKTSNMAYQVLIEQGLARPAPYLARATWVQLIGNDALPDAELKAYLNQAHALIAAKLTRKSRKALGLD, from the coding sequence ATGCGCCCCAAAACCTTCGAAGCTCATTGCCTGCGCCTGCCCGCCGCCACCAAGGTGGTGCAATGGGAGGGCACGTCGGTGTTCAAGGTCGGCGGCAAGATGTTCGCGCTGGCCGGCGGCTATATCGAGAGCACCGGTGGCTTCATGTTCAAGACCTCGAACATGGCCTATCAGGTGCTGATCGAGCAGGGCCTGGCGCGGCCGGCGCCGTATCTGGCGCGTGCCACATGGGTGCAGCTGATCGGCAATGACGCCCTGCCCGACGCCGAGCTCAAGGCCTATCTCAATCAGGCGCATGCGCTGATCGCCGCGAAGCTGACCCGCAAGTCTCGCAAGGCGCTCGGGCTCGACTGA
- a CDS encoding histidine phosphatase family protein has translation MDALTLFIIRHAEKPGESWPGPGFTADGVSDTESLVLRGWQRAGAWAALFGTDLTTGDYAKPDAIYAATPGTEPNQPPSSRPAETISALAARRDLTPNEGFGKGDEPDLMKAVLALKGVVLLCWEHKAIIADILPLIPVSKGKPPTKWESSRFDVVLRFERAKGDDKFAFKELFPKLLSGDSDKPLGG, from the coding sequence ATGGACGCACTCACGCTCTTCATCATCCGTCACGCCGAGAAGCCGGGCGAGTCCTGGCCGGGGCCCGGCTTCACCGCGGACGGCGTGTCCGATACCGAGTCGCTCGTGCTGCGCGGCTGGCAGCGCGCCGGCGCATGGGCCGCGCTGTTTGGCACCGATCTCACGACCGGCGACTATGCCAAGCCCGATGCGATCTACGCCGCGACGCCCGGAACCGAGCCCAATCAGCCGCCGTCGAGCCGTCCGGCCGAGACGATCTCGGCGCTCGCCGCGCGCCGCGACCTGACGCCGAACGAGGGCTTCGGCAAAGGTGATGAGCCCGACCTGATGAAGGCGGTGCTGGCGCTGAAGGGCGTCGTGCTGCTGTGCTGGGAGCATAAGGCGATCATCGCCGACATCCTGCCGCTGATCCCGGTCAGCAAGGGCAAGCCGCCGACCAAATGGGAGAGCAGCCGCTTCGACGTCGTGCTGCGCTTCGAGCGCGCCAAGGGTGACGACAAGTTCGCCTTCAAGGAGCTGTTTCCGAAATTGCTGTCGGGCGATTCCGACAAGCCGCTGGGTGGCTGA
- a CDS encoding GlxA family transcriptional regulator produces MAVQKVAIAIHEGVQALDVAGPVDVFAETNGFVADGDGYETVLVGASREPLRASNGMKISADLSFDEAEEKFDILLVAGGPALPDAAPDPALTRWLRGAPARAELYGSICTGAFALGHAGLLDGHKVTTHWQNAQRLAACFPAAEVIFDRIYIRDGKLMTSAGVTAGIDLGLALVAERHGPQVAVAVAKRLVVVAQRQGGQSQFSPYLTAPVDEDSPIARAQAHVMQHVGERHTLQSLAEAVGMSVRNFGRAFAQETGITPHEFVERARVDAARRLLEGSDRPLKAVAFDCGFGSADRMRIVFTERLGVSPAQYRSSFRKV; encoded by the coding sequence ATGGCGGTTCAGAAGGTGGCGATCGCGATCCACGAAGGGGTTCAGGCGCTCGACGTCGCCGGTCCCGTCGATGTGTTCGCGGAGACGAACGGCTTCGTCGCCGATGGCGACGGCTACGAGACGGTGCTGGTCGGCGCCAGCCGCGAACCGCTGCGCGCATCGAACGGCATGAAGATATCGGCCGATCTCAGCTTCGACGAGGCAGAAGAGAAATTCGACATCCTGCTGGTTGCTGGTGGGCCGGCATTGCCCGATGCCGCACCGGATCCGGCGTTGACACGGTGGCTGCGCGGAGCGCCGGCGCGCGCCGAGCTCTACGGTTCGATCTGCACCGGTGCCTTTGCGCTCGGCCATGCCGGGCTGCTCGACGGCCACAAGGTGACGACGCATTGGCAGAACGCGCAGCGACTGGCGGCGTGCTTTCCGGCTGCCGAGGTGATCTTCGACCGGATCTACATTCGCGACGGCAAGCTGATGACATCGGCCGGTGTCACTGCCGGCATCGATCTCGGTCTCGCGCTGGTTGCCGAACGTCATGGGCCGCAGGTTGCGGTCGCGGTGGCGAAGCGGCTGGTCGTGGTGGCGCAGCGCCAGGGCGGGCAGTCGCAGTTCAGCCCCTACCTCACCGCGCCGGTCGATGAGGATTCGCCGATTGCGCGCGCGCAGGCCCATGTCATGCAGCATGTCGGCGAGCGCCACACGCTGCAGTCGCTGGCCGAAGCCGTCGGCATGAGCGTGCGCAATTTCGGCCGCGCCTTCGCGCAGGAGACCGGCATCACGCCGCACGAATTCGTCGAACGCGCGCGGGTCGACGCCGCGCGGCGGCTGCTCGAGGGCTCGGACCGGCCGCTGAAGGCAGTTGCGTTCGATTGCGGCTTCGGCTCGGCGGACCGCATGCGCATCGTGTTCACCGAGCGGCTCGGCGTGTCGCCCGCGCAGTACCGGTCGAGTTTTCGCAAAGTGTGA
- a CDS encoding HD domain-containing protein, whose product MTEIIAGIRVPDSAMARAATQLVRDTEDDLLYNHSRRVFFWGALTGNRRKLRFDPELLYIGAMFHDMGLTAAHATPDLRFEVDGANAARDFLRGYGVAERDIDDVWVSIALHTTPGIPEHMRPTVALVTAGVEMDVLGIAYDDFSHEHRDHVCAHHPREANFKENIIDHFAAGTIKKPLTTFGNVKADVLALKDANYTRVNFCSIILGSKWPT is encoded by the coding sequence ATGACCGAGATCATCGCCGGCATCCGTGTACCCGACAGCGCCATGGCCCGCGCCGCCACCCAGCTGGTGCGCGATACCGAGGATGACCTGCTCTACAATCACAGCCGCCGCGTGTTCTTCTGGGGTGCGCTGACCGGCAACCGCCGCAAGCTGAGGTTCGATCCCGAGCTGCTCTATATCGGCGCCATGTTCCACGACATGGGCCTCACCGCCGCGCATGCGACCCCGGACCTGCGCTTCGAGGTCGATGGCGCCAACGCCGCACGCGACTTCCTCAGGGGTTACGGCGTCGCCGAACGCGACATCGATGACGTCTGGGTCTCGATCGCGCTGCACACCACGCCCGGCATCCCCGAGCATATGCGTCCGACCGTCGCACTGGTCACCGCCGGCGTCGAGATGGACGTGCTCGGCATCGCCTATGACGATTTCTCGCACGAGCATCGCGACCATGTCTGCGCGCACCATCCGCGCGAGGCCAACTTCAAGGAGAACATCATCGATCATTTCGCCGCCGGCACCATCAAAAAGCCGCTGACCACCTTCGGCAACGTCAAGGCCGACGTGCTGGCGCTGAAGGACGCGAACTACACGCGGGTGAACTTCTGCTCGATCATCCTCGGCTCGAAATGGCCGACATGA
- a CDS encoding SRPBCC family protein — protein sequence MTEAFIVQREIQIAAPPATVFAFLTDPQKIVSWMGLEAETELHPGGLYLLKGLGNDRNRAARGAFREVVPVHRLAYSFGWEDGPEVPPGSSLIEIDLIDKDAGTLLRMTHSGLPNVAQCEAHDKGWAHYMSRLAIAAAGRNPGPDRGPHD from the coding sequence ATGACTGAAGCTTTCATCGTTCAACGCGAGATCCAGATCGCAGCCCCGCCCGCAACCGTGTTCGCGTTCCTGACCGATCCGCAGAAGATCGTGAGCTGGATGGGGCTCGAGGCCGAGACCGAGCTGCATCCCGGCGGGCTCTATCTGCTCAAGGGCCTCGGCAACGACCGCAACCGCGCCGCGCGCGGCGCGTTCCGCGAGGTCGTGCCGGTGCATCGTCTCGCCTACAGCTTCGGCTGGGAGGATGGCCCCGAAGTGCCGCCGGGATCGAGCCTGATCGAGATCGACCTGATCGACAAGGACGCCGGCACGCTGCTGCGGATGACCCATAGCGGCCTGCCGAACGTCGCGCAGTGCGAGGCCCATGACAAGGGCTGGGCCCACTATATGAGCCGGCTCGCGATCGCGGCCGCCGGTCGGAACCCCGGTCCGGACCGCGGTCCGCACGACTGA
- a CDS encoding adenylate/guanylate cyclase domain-containing protein: MQLSSTLSWLVDAAAETASANRLLADLGSHLITDGLPLAGGALTLEVPHPLIARRTWLWRAGNGEVIEALGFAPEQPFAMPDMVGSGDAGRRWLAGLAPGPIHEDTIGTRPDGPTLGWIGTRAFTPAEADQLREAARFTAAPLAALAARATLTAALEAYLGRRSAARVLASPLRRNTGETIRAALLFADLRGFTALSESHPPAEVIAALDAWFDRIAGAIHAFGGEVLKFIGDGLLAIFPVTTSPRSACEAALRAVSAARVGMAHLDTERRKQGLPPLPFGVALHLGEVHWGNIGAADRLDFTAIGAAVNLVSRLEGLCKPLEQTVLVSGALAAETEMPLVALGTHELRGIARPCAVFTLPQR, from the coding sequence ATGCAATTGTCCTCGACACTGAGCTGGCTGGTCGACGCCGCGGCCGAGACCGCGAGCGCCAACCGGTTGCTGGCGGACCTCGGCAGCCATCTTATCACGGATGGCCTGCCGCTTGCCGGCGGCGCCCTGACGCTCGAAGTTCCACACCCGCTGATTGCAAGGCGCACCTGGTTGTGGCGCGCCGGCAATGGCGAGGTCATCGAGGCGCTGGGCTTTGCGCCGGAACAACCCTTTGCGATGCCCGATATGGTCGGATCCGGCGATGCCGGCCGGCGTTGGCTCGCTGGCCTGGCGCCCGGCCCCATCCACGAGGACACGATCGGAACGCGGCCGGATGGTCCGACCCTCGGCTGGATCGGGACCCGCGCCTTCACGCCGGCCGAGGCGGATCAATTGCGCGAGGCGGCGCGCTTCACGGCCGCCCCGCTCGCCGCGCTCGCGGCGCGCGCGACCTTGACGGCGGCGCTGGAGGCCTATCTCGGCCGGCGCAGCGCGGCGCGCGTCCTGGCATCCCCTCTGCGGCGCAACACCGGCGAAACCATCCGGGCGGCGCTGCTGTTTGCCGATCTGCGCGGCTTCACCGCACTCTCCGAAAGCCATCCGCCCGCCGAGGTGATCGCGGCGCTCGATGCCTGGTTCGATCGCATCGCCGGCGCGATCCACGCCTTCGGCGGCGAGGTGCTGAAATTCATCGGTGACGGACTGCTCGCGATCTTTCCGGTCACGACCAGCCCGCGCAGCGCATGCGAGGCGGCACTGCGCGCGGTGTCGGCGGCGCGCGTCGGCATGGCGCATCTCGATACCGAGCGGCGCAAGCAGGGCCTGCCGCCGCTGCCGTTCGGCGTAGCGCTGCATCTCGGCGAGGTGCATTGGGGCAATATCGGCGCCGCCGACCGGCTCGACTTCACCGCGATCGGTGCCGCGGTCAATCTTGTGAGCCGGCTGGAAGGCCTGTGCAAGCCGCTGGAGCAGACCGTGCTGGTCTCGGGCGCGCTTGCCGCCGAAACCGAGATGCCGCTGGTCGCGCTCGGCACCCATGAGCTGCGCGGCATCGCACGGCCATGTGCGGTCTTCACGCTGCCGCAGAGATGA